Proteins encoded by one window of Winogradskyella sp. PG-2:
- a CDS encoding lipopolysaccharide biosynthesis protein → MGLVLNQSFKNTITTYLGFGIGAINTLFLYTNFLSDEYFGLVAFLLSAANIMMPFMAFGVHNAIIKFYTSFKTKNSTNSFLSFMLFLPLIFIIPETLLGFLAHDSITHLLSKENSIIENYVWYIFILAIAMAYFEIFFAWSKVQMQTVFGNLMKEIFHRVCIMVMLFAVYLNWLSVDLFILALVIMYVARTFIMMLYAFSIRFPKLKFQKVETVSSIIKYALLMIIAGSVATLILDIDKFMIGLMLEDIEQVAYYSVAIFIATVIAVPQRAMHQIMMPLTAKYLNENDKPALEDLYKRSSMSLLVISGFICLLIILNINQLYQIIPEEFAGGIFVVLIVSLAKLYDNSLGNNNAILFNSDYYRMVLFFGVLLAIMAIFLNTLFIPIYGIEGSAFATFLAVSVYNTIKVYFVKRKFNMQPFTMASFKTVLVLIVLSLVFYFWEFPFHPITNIVLKSLLIGLCYFGLIYKMNISEDITTQIKKYLRLK, encoded by the coding sequence ATGGGACTAGTATTAAACCAATCTTTTAAAAATACCATAACGACCTATTTGGGATTTGGTATAGGTGCTATTAATACACTTTTTCTCTACACCAATTTTTTATCAGACGAATACTTTGGCTTAGTAGCCTTTTTACTTTCAGCTGCTAATATTATGATGCCTTTTATGGCGTTTGGTGTACACAATGCTATTATCAAATTTTACACATCTTTTAAAACTAAAAACAGTACAAATAGCTTTTTGAGCTTTATGCTATTTTTGCCTTTGATATTTATTATTCCTGAAACTTTATTAGGATTTTTAGCTCATGACTCAATAACTCATTTACTTTCTAAAGAGAATTCTATAATCGAAAATTATGTATGGTATATCTTTATTCTTGCTATAGCCATGGCCTATTTTGAAATTTTCTTTGCTTGGTCAAAAGTACAGATGCAAACTGTTTTTGGTAACTTAATGAAAGAGATTTTTCATCGCGTTTGTATTATGGTAATGCTTTTTGCAGTTTATTTAAATTGGTTATCTGTGGACCTATTCATTTTAGCTTTAGTAATTATGTATGTTGCACGAACTTTTATAATGATGCTTTATGCATTTTCAATACGTTTTCCAAAGTTAAAGTTTCAGAAAGTTGAAACTGTTTCGTCTATAATAAAATATGCATTGCTAATGATTATTGCAGGTTCAGTAGCTACATTAATTCTTGATATTGATAAGTTTATGATTGGATTGATGCTTGAAGATATTGAGCAGGTTGCATATTACAGTGTTGCTATATTTATTGCAACAGTAATTGCTGTACCACAGCGTGCTATGCATCAAATAATGATGCCTTTAACTGCAAAATACCTTAATGAAAATGATAAACCAGCATTAGAGGATTTGTATAAGCGTAGCTCAATGAGTTTGTTAGTAATTAGCGGGTTTATTTGTTTACTTATTATTTTGAATATTAATCAGCTCTATCAGATAATTCCAGAAGAGTTTGCTGGAGGAATTTTTGTAGTGTTAATTGTAAGTTTAGCCAAGTTGTATGATAATAGTCTAGGAAACAATAATGCTATTTTGTTTAATAGCGACTACTATCGTATGGTTTTGTTTTTTGGAGTTTTATTAGCCATTATGGCTATTTTTTTGAATACTCTTTTTATTCCAATTTACGGTATTGAAGGCTCAGCATTTGCGACTTTCTTAGCAGTTTCGGTTTATAATACAATTAAAGTTTATTTTGTGAAGCGAAAATTTAATATGCAGCCATTTACTATGGCATCATTTAAAACAGTATTAGTTTTAATTGTTCTGTCACTCGTATTCTATTTTTGGGAATTTCCATTTCACCCGATTACTAATATTGTTTTAAAATCCTTGTTAATTGGTTTATGTTATTTTGGATTAATATATAAAATGAATATTTCTGAAGATATTACAACTCAGATTAAGAAGTATTTAAGGCTGAAATAA
- a CDS encoding DUF3667 domain-containing protein yields MSTNQVNCQNCEKPFEEGFEFCPHCGQKTNEDLTIGVLFYNTISNYFSFDARFLKSFIPLMFRPGYLAKEFIRGKRLMYLHPAQMYLFISVVFFFLSSFTIAEWEKEANKIDEKISNAIPVVDKDEKSHISLDSIKKKELLNNLKQNGPKFGLNDEDLRKADSIIQSDTNNTDFTWDFNKVKVDSLIAVGANEDIIYKEMGMADDASYFKRNIVYRGLLNLIKGSDSGVGNMLRRAFDAIPITMFILLPLFALILKLFYFKRGRYSYHLVFTFYFFSFLFTLFAILMAINRFIIPINGFIIALIVLSTFFYFYLALLKFYGRHWLTTLIKSGVITFIFSILVMISSIFLILFGIMNA; encoded by the coding sequence ATGAGTACCAATCAAGTTAATTGCCAAAATTGTGAAAAACCTTTTGAAGAAGGTTTTGAGTTTTGCCCACATTGTGGACAAAAGACTAATGAAGATTTGACTATTGGTGTACTTTTCTATAACACCATTAGTAATTATTTTTCATTTGATGCTCGCTTTTTAAAGAGCTTTATTCCTTTAATGTTTAGGCCAGGTTATTTGGCTAAAGAGTTTATCAGAGGAAAGCGATTGATGTATTTGCATCCTGCACAGATGTACCTTTTTATATCAGTTGTATTTTTCTTTTTGTCTTCTTTTACTATTGCAGAATGGGAAAAGGAAGCAAATAAGATTGATGAAAAAATATCTAATGCAATACCTGTAGTTGATAAGGATGAAAAATCTCATATTAGTTTAGATTCCATAAAGAAGAAAGAATTATTAAATAATTTAAAGCAGAATGGACCAAAGTTTGGTTTAAATGATGAAGATCTAAGAAAAGCTGATTCTATTATTCAATCAGATACAAATAATACCGATTTCACCTGGGATTTTAATAAAGTTAAAGTTGATTCTTTAATTGCTGTAGGTGCTAATGAGGATATTATTTATAAAGAAATGGGTATGGCTGATGATGCAAGCTATTTTAAACGCAATATTGTTTATAGAGGTTTATTAAATTTAATTAAAGGTTCTGATTCTGGTGTAGGAAATATGTTGAGACGTGCATTTGATGCAATACCGATAACTATGTTTATTCTACTTCCTCTTTTCGCTTTAATACTAAAACTGTTTTACTTTAAAAGAGGGAGATATTCTTACCATTTAGTATTTACATTCTATTTTTTCTCTTTCTTATTCACATTATTTGCAATATTAATGGCAATTAATAGATTTATAATACCCATTAATGGATTTATTATAGCATTAATTGTATTATCTACCTTTTTCTATTTCTATTTAGCGTTATTAAAGTTTTATGGACGTCATTGGCTAACCACTTTAATAAAAAGTGGTGTAATTACCTTTATATTCTCAATACTTGTAATGATTTCATCAATATTTTTAATACTCTTTGGGATAATGAATGCTTAG
- the uvrA gene encoding excinuclease ABC subunit UvrA — MSTTVLDVNPKENIIIKGAKLHNLKNIDVVIPRNKLVVITGLSGSGKSSLAFDTLYAEGQRRYVESLSSYARQFLGRLNKPKVDYIKGIAPAIAIEQKVNSTNPRSTVGTTTEIYDYLKLLFARIGKTYSPISGDLVKKHRTKDVLEHITNFEEGSKLLLLSPIILEEGRSVENKLQTLQQQGYARIKIKNEVLRIDDALKTKIKSDKNLFIVVDRIVFKNDEDFINRLADAIETAFFEGVGTCIIESLSDNKQRVFNNKFELDNMVFLEPNAHLFSFNNPYGACPKCEGYGDVIGIDEDLVIPNTALSVYENAIFPWRGESMSWYRDQLVNNSHKFDFPIHKPFFELNDEHKALIWKGNQYFEGLDSFFSELESKAYKIQNRVMLSRYRGKTKCNVCKGKRLREEASYVKINDATITDLVDLPLDELSQFFNNLKLNAYDTKIAKRLLTEINTRLEFLSNVGLNYLTLNRKSNTLSGGESQRINLATSLGSSLVGSMYILDEPSIGLHPKDTERLINVLKSLRDLGNTVIVVEHDEDIMKAADEIIDIGPEAGTFGGNVVAVGDFKDILVSDTLTAKYLNGQLEIEVPKKRRTSKYQIDIVGARENNLKNIDVTFPLEMLTVITGVSGSGKSTLVKKILFPAIQKKLTGFSDKAGQFTEMKGNHSIVQHVEFVDQNPIGRSSRSNPVTYIKAYDDIRALFASQKLSKIRNYAAKHFSFNVDGGRCETCKGEGEVTIEMQFMADVHLTCDTCGGKRFKKEVLEVNFEGKSIDDILNLTIDDAIDFFKINGQTKIENKLQPLQDVGLGYVTLGQSSSTLSGGEAQRIKLATFLGKGSKNNNALFIFDEPTTGLHFHDIKKLLKSLHALIAKGHSIIVIEHNIDLIRCADYIIDLGPEGGKNGGQLVAAGTPEEIVKDKKSVTGKYLLEKL, encoded by the coding sequence ATGAGTACTACTGTTTTAGACGTTAACCCAAAGGAAAACATCATTATTAAAGGTGCGAAATTGCACAACCTAAAAAATATTGATGTTGTAATTCCTAGAAATAAATTAGTAGTTATTACTGGTTTATCTGGTTCAGGGAAGTCTAGTTTAGCCTTTGACACCTTATATGCAGAGGGCCAGAGGCGTTATGTAGAAAGCCTTTCGAGTTATGCACGTCAGTTTTTAGGACGACTTAATAAACCAAAAGTAGATTATATTAAAGGTATTGCACCAGCTATTGCTATTGAACAAAAAGTGAATTCCACAAATCCACGTTCAACTGTTGGTACAACTACAGAAATTTATGATTATCTAAAATTATTATTCGCTAGAATCGGCAAAACCTACTCTCCTATTTCTGGAGATTTAGTAAAAAAGCATAGAACCAAAGATGTTCTTGAGCATATCACAAATTTTGAAGAAGGTTCTAAGCTCTTATTATTATCTCCAATTATCTTAGAAGAAGGTAGGAGTGTAGAAAATAAATTACAAACACTACAACAACAGGGTTATGCACGTATTAAAATAAAAAATGAGGTTTTAAGAATTGATGATGCCCTAAAAACAAAGATAAAATCTGACAAAAATCTTTTCATTGTTGTCGATAGAATTGTATTTAAAAATGATGAAGATTTTATTAACCGTTTGGCAGATGCCATAGAAACAGCATTTTTTGAAGGTGTTGGCACTTGTATTATAGAATCGTTATCAGATAATAAACAACGTGTATTCAATAATAAGTTTGAGTTAGACAATATGGTGTTTCTAGAGCCAAACGCACACCTATTTAGCTTTAATAATCCTTATGGAGCTTGTCCTAAATGTGAAGGTTATGGTGATGTTATAGGTATAGATGAGGATTTGGTAATACCAAATACAGCTTTATCAGTATACGAGAACGCAATTTTTCCATGGAGAGGTGAAAGTATGAGCTGGTATAGAGATCAACTGGTCAATAACTCTCATAAATTTGATTTCCCTATTCACAAACCTTTTTTTGAACTAAATGATGAGCATAAAGCACTTATCTGGAAAGGCAATCAGTATTTTGAAGGTCTAGATAGTTTCTTTTCAGAATTAGAATCTAAAGCATACAAGATTCAAAATCGTGTAATGCTTTCGCGCTATCGTGGTAAAACAAAATGCAATGTTTGTAAAGGAAAAAGGTTAAGAGAAGAAGCTAGCTATGTTAAGATAAATGATGCTACTATTACTGATTTAGTAGATTTACCTTTAGATGAATTATCTCAGTTCTTCAATAATTTAAAACTCAATGCATATGATACTAAAATCGCAAAACGTCTTCTTACAGAAATTAATACACGTTTAGAATTTTTATCTAATGTTGGTTTAAATTATTTAACCTTAAACCGTAAATCTAACACCTTATCTGGTGGTGAAAGTCAACGTATAAACTTAGCAACTTCTCTTGGTAGTAGTCTCGTTGGCTCAATGTATATATTAGACGAGCCAAGTATTGGCCTTCATCCAAAAGATACTGAGCGTTTAATCAATGTTTTAAAGTCATTACGAGATTTAGGCAATACGGTTATTGTTGTTGAGCATGATGAAGACATTATGAAAGCGGCAGATGAGATTATTGATATTGGACCAGAAGCAGGAACTTTTGGAGGCAACGTTGTTGCCGTTGGTGATTTTAAAGACATTTTAGTTTCGGATACTTTAACGGCGAAATACTTAAATGGTCAGTTAGAAATTGAAGTGCCTAAAAAACGACGAACTTCCAAGTATCAAATCGATATTGTTGGTGCTCGTGAAAACAATCTGAAAAATATTGATGTAACATTTCCATTAGAGATGCTTACCGTTATTACTGGTGTATCTGGTAGTGGAAAAAGTACTTTAGTGAAGAAAATATTATTCCCTGCAATACAAAAAAAGTTAACTGGATTTAGTGATAAAGCTGGTCAGTTTACCGAAATGAAAGGTAATCACAGTATTGTGCAGCATGTAGAATTTGTGGATCAAAATCCTATTGGACGGTCATCACGCTCAAACCCTGTGACATACATAAAGGCCTATGATGATATTAGAGCTTTATTTGCCTCTCAAAAATTAAGCAAAATAAGAAATTATGCTGCTAAGCATTTTAGCTTCAATGTAGATGGTGGACGTTGTGAGACTTGTAAAGGTGAAGGCGAAGTTACTATAGAAATGCAGTTTATGGCAGATGTGCATTTAACTTGCGATACTTGTGGTGGGAAACGCTTTAAGAAAGAAGTTCTTGAAGTTAATTTTGAAGGTAAATCCATAGATGATATTCTTAATTTAACTATAGATGATGCTATAGACTTCTTTAAAATAAATGGGCAAACTAAAATTGAAAACAAACTACAACCATTACAAGATGTAGGTTTAGGTTATGTCACCTTAGGTCAGTCCTCTTCTACCCTTTCTGGTGGTGAAGCACAACGTATAAAGTTGGCAACATTTTTAGGAAAAGGAAGTAAAAATAATAATGCACTTTTTATTTTTGATGAACCAACTACTGGTTTACATTTTCATGATATTAAGAAGTTATTAAAATCATTACATGCATTAATTGCAAAAGGACATTCTATTATAGTTATTGAGCACAATATTGATTTAATTAGATGTGCTGATTATATTATAGATTTAGGTCCAGAAGGTGGCAAAAATGGTGGGCAATTAGTTGCAGCTGGTACTCCAGAAGAAATTGTAAAGGATAAGAAATCTGTTACTGGTAAATATCTTCTAGAAAAACTATAA
- a CDS encoding RNA polymerase sigma factor yields the protein MKKELIQDAELVSNYIKGDEGSLSILIKRHKQRIYSFIYSKVYDRDITEDVFQDTFIKVIRTLKRGKYNEEGKFLPWVMRIAHNLVIDHFRKNSRMPKFDNAGEFSIFSVLSDSSLNAEKSMIKDQVESDVRRVIEELPEDQKQVLLMRMYQDMSFKEISERTGVSINTALGRMRYALINMRKVIEQNNIVLTN from the coding sequence ATGAAAAAAGAACTTATCCAAGATGCAGAGTTGGTTAGCAACTACATTAAAGGAGACGAAGGATCACTTTCAATCCTAATTAAAAGGCACAAGCAAAGAATCTACAGCTTTATTTATTCTAAAGTTTATGATAGAGATATTACTGAAGACGTATTTCAGGATACTTTTATTAAAGTGATTAGAACACTAAAAAGAGGTAAATATAATGAAGAAGGTAAATTTTTACCTTGGGTAATGCGTATTGCACATAACCTAGTTATAGATCATTTTAGAAAGAACAGTCGCATGCCTAAGTTTGATAATGCAGGTGAATTTAGTATTTTTTCTGTGCTAAGTGACTCAAGTCTTAATGCAGAGAAGAGTATGATTAAAGATCAAGTAGAATCTGATGTTAGACGCGTTATAGAAGAGTTACCTGAAGATCAAAAACAAGTCTTGTTAATGCGTATGTACCAAGATATGAGTTTTAAAGAAATCTCTGAGCGTACAGGTGTAAGTATCAATACAGCATTAGGACGCATGCGTTATGCACTTATTAATATGCGTAAGGTTATTGAGCAAAATAATATCGTTTTAACAAATTGA
- a CDS encoding endonuclease III domain-containing protein has protein sequence MTKQEKVKFVINTLNQLYPEIPIPLEHKDPYTLLIAVLMSAQSTDVRVNQITPLLFERADNPYDMIKLSVEEIREIIKPVGLSPMKSKGIHGLSHILIDKHNGEVPKTYEDLEELPAVGHKTAAVVLSQAFGIPAFPVDTHIHRLMYRWNLTNGKNVVQTEKDAKRLFPEQLWNDLHLQIIWYGREYSPARGWDLEKDIITKTIGRKSVLDDYYKKKN, from the coding sequence ATGACTAAGCAAGAAAAGGTTAAGTTTGTTATAAATACGTTAAATCAATTATATCCAGAAATCCCTATTCCTTTAGAGCATAAAGATCCATATACTTTATTAATAGCTGTACTAATGTCTGCCCAAAGTACCGATGTAAGAGTTAATCAAATTACACCCTTATTATTTGAACGTGCTGATAACCCTTACGACATGATTAAACTAAGCGTTGAAGAAATTAGAGAAATCATCAAACCTGTTGGATTATCTCCAATGAAAAGCAAAGGGATTCATGGTTTATCTCACATATTAATTGATAAACACAATGGTGAGGTCCCAAAAACTTATGAGGACTTAGAAGAATTACCAGCGGTAGGACATAAAACAGCTGCTGTGGTGTTATCACAAGCTTTTGGTATTCCTGCATTTCCAGTAGATACTCATATTCATCGTCTAATGTATCGTTGGAACCTTACCAATGGTAAAAATGTAGTTCAAACCGAAAAAGATGCCAAGCGTTTATTTCCAGAACAGCTATGGAACGATTTACACCTTCAAATTATTTGGTATGGAAGAGAATATTCACCTGCTCGTGGTTGGGATTTAGAAAAGGACATTATCACTAAAACTATAGGAAGGAAATCAGTCTTAGATGATTATTATAAAAAAAAGAATTAA
- the bcp gene encoding thioredoxin-dependent thiol peroxidase, with amino-acid sequence MTHLKVGDKAPNFSAKDQDGNAISLLDYKGKKLVVFFYPKASTPGCTVEACNLNDNYDRFKAQGYEILGVSADSAKRQSNFKNKYGFQYPLLADEDKAVIEAFGVWGPKKFMGKEYDGIHRTTFIIDENGVLEDVITKVKTKTHTDQILTD; translated from the coding sequence ATGACGCATTTAAAAGTAGGTGATAAGGCACCAAATTTTTCAGCAAAGGACCAAGATGGAAATGCTATTTCATTATTAGATTATAAAGGAAAAAAATTAGTGGTTTTCTTTTATCCTAAAGCAAGTACACCTGGATGTACTGTAGAGGCTTGTAACTTAAACGATAATTACGATAGATTTAAAGCCCAAGGCTATGAAATCTTAGGAGTTAGTGCTGATAGTGCTAAGCGACAGTCTAATTTTAAAAATAAATATGGATTTCAATATCCTTTATTAGCTGATGAAGATAAAGCCGTTATTGAAGCTTTTGGAGTTTGGGGACCTAAAAAGTTTATGGGTAAAGAATATGATGGTATTCATAGAACAACCTTTATCATTGATGAGAATGGTGTTTTAGAGGATGTTATTACTAAGGTAAAAACTAAAACGCATACAGATCAAATTCTTACGGATTAG
- a CDS encoding MBL fold metallo-hydrolase has translation MKITFLGTGTSQGIPIIGSEHPVCLSDNSKDKRLRVSILVEWDDYTFVVDCGPDFRQQMLRAKVEKLDGVIFTHEHADHTMGLDDIRPFFFKQGDIPLFAHRRVFKALAKRFDYIFTTADKYPGVPSVIEHEVINQPFKAGNLNITPIDGLHHKLQVFGYRFKDFAYLTDMKTIADEEMVKLKDLDVLVVNALRVKPHISHFNLEEALAFIEKVQPKRAYLTHISHHLGFHDEVQQKLPKNVFLAYDNLQITI, from the coding sequence TTGAAAATTACATTTTTAGGTACTGGGACATCGCAAGGAATTCCAATTATTGGAAGTGAACATCCTGTATGTTTAAGTGACAATTCAAAGGATAAAAGACTACGTGTTTCTATATTGGTAGAATGGGATGATTACACTTTTGTTGTGGATTGCGGCCCAGATTTTAGGCAGCAAATGCTAAGAGCAAAAGTTGAAAAACTTGATGGAGTAATTTTTACACATGAGCACGCTGATCACACCATGGGTTTGGATGACATAAGACCTTTTTTCTTTAAACAAGGTGACATTCCACTTTTTGCACACAGACGGGTTTTTAAGGCGCTAGCAAAGCGATTTGACTATATTTTTACAACTGCAGATAAGTATCCAGGTGTACCAAGTGTTATAGAGCATGAGGTTATAAACCAACCTTTTAAAGCTGGTAACTTGAACATTACGCCTATTGATGGTCTACATCATAAGCTTCAAGTATTTGGTTATCGCTTCAAAGATTTTGCTTATCTCACAGATATGAAGACGATAGCTGATGAAGAGATGGTGAAATTGAAAGATCTCGACGTTTTAGTTGTAAATGCTTTGCGTGTGAAACCACATATCTCACATTTTAATCTAGAAGAGGCTCTAGCTTTTATAGAAAAAGTACAGCCAAAACGTGCGTACTTAACGCATATTAGTCATCATTTAGGATTTCATGACGAGGTGCAACAAAAATTACCAAAAAACGTTTTTTTAGCATACGATAACTTACAAATTACCATTTAG
- a CDS encoding hydrolase, with protein MKSRIFMYLFIFSILLVIFQYVNSKNIIDKYEEDITKYKSKFAESEKTIAALEEQNFDLNYFNIDRNDNALDYFVAQGYNTDELISAITEGLYNMNNYEGEDHPIVPYVSMTGSKLLINKIRIMNHKWIAANFTDGEFWGEIFLTYSIDENNDLKYKLVEYFMYPKINI; from the coding sequence ATGAAGAGTAGAATTTTTATGTACTTGTTTATTTTTTCAATATTGCTTGTTATTTTTCAATATGTAAATTCTAAAAACATTATCGATAAATATGAAGAAGACATCACAAAGTATAAATCTAAATTTGCAGAAAGTGAAAAGACTATTGCTGCTTTAGAAGAGCAAAATTTTGATTTGAATTACTTCAATATAGATCGTAATGATAATGCCTTAGATTACTTTGTTGCTCAAGGCTATAATACAGATGAGTTGATTTCAGCAATCACCGAAGGCCTTTATAACATGAATAACTATGAAGGGGAAGATCATCCTATTGTACCTTATGTGTCTATGACAGGTTCTAAATTATTGATTAATAAAATTAGAATTATGAATCATAAATGGATTGCAGCTAATTTTACGGATGGTGAATTTTGGGGAGAAATATTTTTAACCTATTCTATTGATGAGAACAATGATTTAAAATATAAATTGGTGGAGTACTTTATGTATCCTAAGATTAATATTTAA
- a CDS encoding alpha/beta hydrolase: MSTNLHYITRPSSLKENAPLLIMCHGYGSDENDLFSFASELPEELMIISLRAPYPMQPYGNAWYAINFDSEKGKWNDNVQAKQSVDLISEFIDYASNTYAIDSNNVTLLGFSQGTILSYIVALTYPKKVKNIIALSGYINEDILPERIDNKDVLHLNFFCSHGSVDQVIPVDWARKAPNLLESMEINHIYKEYPVGHGVAPQNFYDLKDWLVKNI; encoded by the coding sequence ATGTCCACCAATTTACATTATATTACTAGGCCTTCGTCTTTAAAAGAAAATGCTCCACTTTTAATTATGTGCCATGGTTATGGAAGTGACGAGAATGACTTATTCTCTTTTGCTTCTGAATTACCAGAAGAGTTAATGATCATTTCATTAAGAGCTCCTTATCCAATGCAACCCTACGGAAATGCATGGTACGCTATAAATTTTGATTCTGAAAAAGGGAAGTGGAACGATAATGTGCAAGCGAAACAATCTGTAGATTTAATTTCTGAATTTATTGATTACGCGAGTAACACCTATGCAATAGACTCAAATAACGTTACACTTCTAGGGTTTAGCCAAGGTACTATTTTGAGCTATATCGTTGCTCTAACATATCCCAAGAAAGTAAAGAATATAATTGCACTAAGTGGTTATATTAATGAAGACATTTTACCAGAACGTATTGATAATAAGGATGTATTACATCTCAATTTCTTTTGTTCCCATGGTTCAGTAGATCAGGTGATTCCTGTGGATTGGGCAAGAAAAGCTCCTAATCTTTTAGAATCTATGGAGATTAACCATATATATAAAGAGTATCCCGTTGGACACGGAGTAGCTCCACAAAATTTTTACGACTTAAAAGATTGGTTGGTTAAAAATATTTAA
- a CDS encoding membrane protein, with the protein MNQNTVEEGKTLALVAYLTLIGTLIAFFMNQEKRNTFTTFHVRQALGLGLLYIAIGYIVSSLDSMMVSMSFWIFFSVLFLYGIFGAITGKLNKIPMLGDLFQKLFKSLGQ; encoded by the coding sequence ATGAATCAAAATACAGTAGAAGAAGGTAAAACACTGGCATTAGTAGCCTACTTGACACTTATTGGAACATTGATAGCCTTTTTTATGAATCAGGAGAAACGCAACACGTTTACCACATTTCATGTAAGACAAGCACTTGGCTTAGGACTTCTTTATATTGCTATTGGTTATATAGTAAGTAGTTTGGATAGTATGATGGTAAGTATGTCTTTCTGGATCTTCTTTTCAGTATTATTTCTTTATGGCATTTTTGGTGCAATTACTGGGAAATTAAATAAAATACCTATGCTAGGTGATTTGTTCCAAAAGTTGTTTAAATCTCTAGGTCAATAA
- a CDS encoding dihydroorotase, with the protein MNALIKSATIVDSKSDFHNETVDILIEKGRIAKISKRISNPKNYREIKLDNLHVSQGWFDSSVSLGEPGYEEREIISNGLKTAACSGFTAVALNANSNPVIDSYADITFVKSKANDNAVSLYPIGALTKGSDSKDLAELYDMMNAGAVAFYDYQKPISNPNLMKIALQYASNFDGLVCSFPQESKISGSGVANEHINSTKLGLKGNPTLAEELQVTRDLFLLEYTEGKLHIPTISTAKSVELIRAAKKNKLNVTCSVAIHNLILTDDSLEGFDTRYKVLPPLRTQNDCNALIEGLKDGTIDMVTTDHNPIDIEDKKIEFDYAKYGTIGFESAFGALQTIFTTKKAISLLTQGRTRYGIVETSINEGENADLSLFNPETTYEFSKSHITSRSKNSAFLNRTLKGETYGIIANNKIVLK; encoded by the coding sequence ATGAACGCACTCATAAAATCTGCAACCATCGTTGATTCTAAAAGTGATTTTCACAATGAAACGGTTGATATTTTAATTGAAAAAGGTCGTATTGCTAAGATTTCTAAGCGCATTTCTAATCCCAAAAATTACAGAGAGATAAAGCTAGATAACCTGCATGTATCTCAAGGTTGGTTTGATAGTAGTGTGTCTTTGGGAGAACCTGGTTATGAGGAAAGAGAAATTATTAGTAATGGCTTAAAAACTGCTGCTTGTTCTGGCTTTACAGCTGTAGCACTTAATGCTAACTCAAACCCAGTAATTGACAGCTATGCTGACATTACTTTTGTAAAATCTAAGGCTAATGATAATGCGGTGAGTTTATACCCAATTGGTGCACTTACAAAAGGAAGTGATAGTAAAGATTTGGCAGAGTTATACGATATGATGAATGCTGGTGCTGTTGCATTTTATGATTATCAAAAGCCTATTTCTAATCCTAATCTTATGAAAATTGCTTTACAATATGCAAGCAATTTTGATGGTTTGGTTTGCTCATTTCCCCAAGAATCTAAAATATCTGGAAGTGGTGTTGCAAATGAACATATTAATAGCACTAAACTTGGCTTGAAAGGAAATCCAACATTGGCTGAAGAACTTCAAGTTACAAGAGATTTATTTTTATTAGAATACACGGAAGGTAAACTACATATTCCTACTATATCTACAGCTAAATCTGTTGAATTAATAAGAGCCGCTAAGAAGAATAAACTAAATGTAACGTGTAGTGTAGCTATTCATAATTTAATCCTTACTGATGATAGCTTAGAAGGTTTTGATACTAGATACAAAGTACTTCCACCATTACGAACTCAAAACGATTGTAATGCACTAATTGAAGGGCTAAAAGATGGCACTATCGACATGGTGACCACTGATCATAATCCAATAGACATTGAAGACAAAAAGATAGAATTTGATTATGCTAAGTACGGAACTATTGGATTTGAATCTGCTTTTGGTGCGCTTCAAACTATATTTACAACTAAAAAAGCAATTAGTCTTTTAACACAAGGAAGAACTAGATACGGGATAGTTGAGACCTCAATTAACGAAGGAGAAAATGCAGATTTAAGTCTATTTAACCCTGAGACGACATACGAGTTTAGTAAATCTCATATTACGTCTAGATCTAAAAATAGTGCATTTTTAAATAGAACATTGAAAGGCGAGACTTATGGTATAATCGCTAACAACAAAATTGTTTTAAAATAA